One Oscillospiraceae bacterium genomic region harbors:
- a CDS encoding N4-gp56 family major capsid protein — protein sequence MADFITKLSDMIDPEVMADMVSARIPKKLRVAPFAKIDDTLAGVPGDTITVPAYTYIGDAADVAEGGEVAIEKMTTSTRKATIKKAMKGIGLTDEAVLSGYGNPVGEANTQLALAIAAKIDSDCMDALQTASLIYDGTAKTISYNAIVDAVDLFEDEMGCSEKVMFIHPKQVTQLRKNPDFLSADKYTPGVALTGEIGMIAGCRLVPSKKVPLDGGIYACPIVKLEDDPEVDDEIPALTIYRKREVNIETERKPKTRTTEITADEFYVAVLSNEAKVVLAKFKA from the coding sequence ATGGCAGATTTTATTACGAAGCTTTCCGATATGATCGATCCTGAAGTGATGGCGGATATGGTTTCTGCGCGGATTCCTAAAAAATTGCGCGTAGCACCGTTTGCTAAGATCGACGATACCCTGGCGGGCGTGCCGGGCGATACCATCACCGTGCCCGCCTACACCTACATTGGCGATGCCGCCGACGTGGCCGAGGGCGGTGAGGTAGCTATTGAAAAAATGACCACCTCCACCCGCAAGGCCACCATCAAAAAGGCCATGAAGGGCATCGGCCTGACCGACGAGGCCGTGCTGTCCGGCTACGGCAACCCTGTGGGCGAGGCCAACACCCAGCTGGCCCTGGCTATCGCCGCCAAGATCGACAGTGATTGCATGGACGCCCTGCAGACGGCCAGCCTGATTTACGATGGTACGGCAAAAACCATCAGCTACAATGCCATCGTCGACGCCGTGGACCTGTTTGAGGATGAGATGGGCTGCAGCGAAAAAGTCATGTTCATCCACCCCAAACAGGTCACGCAGCTGCGCAAAAACCCCGACTTTTTGAGCGCTGATAAGTACACCCCCGGCGTCGCGCTGACCGGCGAGATCGGCATGATCGCGGGCTGCCGCCTGGTGCCCAGCAAAAAAGTGCCGCTGGATGGTGGAATTTACGCCTGCCCCATCGTCAAGCTGGAGGACGACCCCGAGGTCGACGACGAGATCCCGGCACTGACCATCTACCGCAAGCGCGAGGTCAACATCGAGACCGAACGCAAACCCAAGACCCGCACCACCGAGATCACCGCCGACGAATTTTACGTGGCCGTGCTGTCCAACGAGGCTAAGGTGGTGCTGGCCAAGTTCAAGGCATAA
- a CDS encoding bacteriophage Gp15 family protein: MTPNLWTLPETVHFADTDWRVHTDFRDVLEILRWLDGSADPALTDSERWYVALALFYRDFSLMPPVQYREACEAMATFVQAGRPDGGPCAPRLMDWQQDAALIAAGTARAAGQDLRALPHLHWWSFLGWFDSIADGPFATVVALRDKLRRGKKLEPWEREFYRAHRAEVDLHRPASPEADAEKQRLLALLNEDERRGK, encoded by the coding sequence ATGACCCCGAACCTGTGGACGCTGCCCGAGACCGTACACTTTGCTGACACGGATTGGCGGGTGCATACCGACTTCCGGGATGTGCTGGAGATCCTGCGCTGGCTGGACGGTTCTGCTGACCCTGCACTGACCGACAGCGAGCGTTGGTACGTAGCGCTGGCGCTGTTCTACCGGGATTTTTCGCTCATGCCGCCAGTGCAATACCGAGAAGCCTGTGAAGCAATGGCAACATTTGTGCAGGCAGGTCGCCCCGACGGCGGACCCTGTGCGCCCCGGCTGATGGACTGGCAGCAGGATGCGGCGCTCATCGCGGCGGGCACGGCGCGGGCGGCCGGGCAAGACCTGCGTGCGCTGCCCCACCTGCACTGGTGGAGCTTTTTGGGCTGGTTCGACAGCATCGCTGACGGGCCGTTTGCCACCGTGGTGGCCCTGCGGGACAAGCTGCGCCGCGGCAAAAAACTGGAGCCGTGGGAACGTGAATTTTACCGCGCCCACCGTGCCGAGGTGGACCTGCACCGCCCCGCCAGCCCCGAAGCAGACGCAGAAAAGCAACGTCTGCTCGCACTTTTAAATGAGGACGAAAGGAGAGGAAAGTAA